In Mailhella massiliensis, the following proteins share a genomic window:
- a CDS encoding flavodoxin — translation MSHAADANETKPLVVYFSMPETDNPHNMTREEENSTVVIDGKVLGNTQYVAMLIQEMTGGDIFRIIPQVPYPTDHRTLVDLAKEEQNTNARPAISGTVNVAGYDVIFLGYPNWWGDMPMILYTFLEQYDLSGKTIIPFCTHGGSGLSNTVQAIQNCQPDATVIRNSYVLSRNRMERAPSGVAEWLKEIGLKK, via the coding sequence TTGTCCCACGCTGCAGACGCCAATGAAACAAAACCCCTTGTCGTCTACTTTTCCATGCCGGAAACGGACAATCCCCACAATATGACCAGGGAAGAGGAAAACAGTACCGTCGTCATCGACGGAAAAGTTCTCGGCAACACTCAGTATGTGGCCATGCTGATTCAGGAAATGACCGGCGGCGACATATTCCGCATCATTCCGCAGGTTCCCTATCCCACCGATCACAGAACTCTGGTTGATCTGGCCAAGGAAGAACAAAACACAAATGCCCGCCCTGCTATTTCCGGAACCGTCAATGTTGCCGGCTACGATGTCATTTTTCTCGGCTATCCCAACTGGTGGGGGGATATGCCGATGATTTTGTACACCTTTCTTGAACAGTACGATCTCTCCGGCAAAACCATTATTCCCTTCTGCACCCACGGCGGCAGCGGGCTCTCCAACACCGTTCAGGCCATACAGAACTGTCAGCCCGACGCGACCGTAATACGTAACAGTTATGTTCTTTCCAGAAATCGCATGGAACGTGCCCCCTCTGGGGTGGCCGAGTGGCTGAAGGAAATCGGTCTGAAAAAATAA
- a CDS encoding DUF362 domain-containing protein, with amino-acid sequence MSGYLSRRAFLKQGSCMLGTAAAGAFPVSVQATEAAHINPRATVYFSKEISPEAMLRLYGKINQNIGGNIALKVHTGEPHGPNILPPAWIKNIQENIPKSTIVECNVLYDSPRQTTEGHRKTLKINGWTFSDVDIMDAEGDTPLKIPGGQQLSEIYVGKHLLNYDSMIVLTHFKGHAIAGFGGSLKNIAIGCSSPHGGKLQIHHPLTEKGWELGPAMLQRMVEGGCGITHHFGKRIVYINVLRKISVDCDCAGTSAAAPKIPDLGILASTDLLAIEQASIDMVFQLPAKQNHDLVERIASRSGLCQLEYMRLLGMGNSDYELITV; translated from the coding sequence ATGTCAGGTTATCTTTCCCGCCGCGCTTTTTTGAAGCAAGGTTCGTGCATGCTTGGAACTGCTGCTGCCGGAGCATTTCCTGTATCTGTACAAGCAACAGAAGCTGCACATATCAATCCACGGGCAACTGTCTACTTTTCCAAAGAAATTTCTCCAGAAGCAATGCTCCGACTTTACGGCAAGATAAATCAGAATATCGGAGGTAACATTGCCCTTAAAGTACATACCGGTGAACCTCATGGGCCGAATATACTTCCCCCTGCATGGATTAAAAACATTCAAGAAAATATTCCTAAATCCACTATTGTAGAATGTAATGTTCTTTACGACAGTCCACGTCAAACCACTGAAGGCCATCGAAAAACTCTTAAAATTAATGGCTGGACTTTTTCCGATGTCGATATCATGGATGCCGAGGGCGATACGCCTCTTAAAATTCCTGGAGGACAGCAACTTTCCGAAATATATGTAGGAAAACATCTTTTGAACTATGATTCCATGATTGTATTGACTCACTTCAAAGGACACGCAATAGCCGGATTCGGCGGTTCCTTAAAAAACATTGCCATTGGCTGCTCTTCCCCCCATGGCGGAAAACTCCAAATTCATCATCCCCTTACTGAAAAGGGATGGGAACTTGGTCCAGCAATGTTACAACGCATGGTTGAAGGGGGCTGTGGCATCACTCATCATTTCGGGAAACGTATTGTCTATATCAATGTATTGCGCAAAATATCTGTTGATTGTGACTGTGCAGGGACAAGCGCTGCTGCACCGAAAATTCCCGATTTGGGAATACTGGCTTCAACCGATCTTCTTGCGATTGAACAGGCTTCGATAGACATGGTCTTTCAGTTGCCCGCCAAGCAGAATCATGATTTAGTGGAACGTATCGCTAGCCGTTCCGGTTTATGTCAACTTGAATACATGAGACTGCTGGGCATGGGAAATAGCGACTATGAGCTAATCACAGTCTGA
- a CDS encoding AraC family transcriptional regulator — MSDVTSLSKQNTVLRKKLLKWLPEPSRLETAIPGLALARYNEDTKASRCFYTPMVALVVQGYKHSIIGDHQANYGKNQCVVVGVDMPGVFHVTGASEEVPFLSLSVRLDRRIISQQIAELPTILIENTEPLNPVVVSDVSKDLLDAFIRLVELLDTPSRIPILSPLILREIHFYLLSGNQGGCLRLFNTSGTQASQIAQAVAWLREHYTTPLRMEELARQVNMAPSTFNRHFKEITSLSPLQFQKRLRLYEAERLMLIEGKDAGTAALSVGYESVSQFTREYKRQFGEPPHRDVARKKS; from the coding sequence ATGAGTGACGTCACAAGTCTGTCAAAACAGAATACTGTTCTCAGAAAAAAACTATTAAAATGGTTACCCGAACCTTCCAGACTAGAAACAGCCATTCCAGGACTGGCACTAGCTCGTTATAATGAAGATACCAAAGCCTCCCGATGTTTCTATACCCCTATGGTGGCTCTTGTTGTACAAGGATACAAACATTCGATAATCGGCGACCACCAAGCTAATTACGGTAAAAATCAATGCGTCGTCGTCGGCGTCGATATGCCGGGAGTTTTTCATGTAACCGGTGCATCTGAAGAGGTCCCATTTCTTTCCCTATCTGTCCGCCTTGATAGACGCATCATTTCACAACAGATTGCTGAGCTGCCAACAATTCTCATAGAAAATACCGAGCCTCTCAATCCGGTAGTTGTTTCCGATGTAAGTAAAGATCTGCTGGATGCTTTTATACGTCTGGTAGAGCTTCTGGACACTCCATCCAGAATTCCGATTCTGTCTCCCCTGATCCTCAGAGAAATCCACTTCTACCTGCTTAGCGGCAATCAGGGGGGATGCCTGCGCCTTTTCAATACCAGCGGAACACAGGCTAGTCAGATTGCTCAGGCAGTTGCCTGGCTAAGAGAGCATTACACGACCCCTCTTCGCATGGAAGAACTGGCAAGACAGGTCAATATGGCCCCCTCTACTTTCAATCGGCATTTCAAAGAAATCACCAGCCTCAGCCCTCTCCAGTTCCAGAAACGCCTGAGACTTTATGAAGCTGAACGTCTTATGCTCATTGAGGGAAAAGATGCCGGAACTGCTGCTCTTTCAGTAGGTTACGAGAGCGTCTCGCAATTTACCAGAGAATACAAGCGCCAGTTCGGAGAGCCTCCCCATAGAGACGTTGCCAGAAAAAAATCATAA
- a CDS encoding aldo/keto reductase: MKNFLLNDGNSIPAVGFGVFMIPNDGSTYNAVKQALISGYRHIDTAAAYFNETEVGNAIRDSGISRKDLFVTSKLWIQDYGYEAARAGINESLRKLNIDYIDLYLLHQPYGDVPGAWRALEEAQKEGKLKSIGVSNMTPSLWKKFIPHFGTLPAVNQVECNPFFQQKELRKILAADGVVLEAWYPLGHGDKKLLDHPYITSLAQKYHKNSGQIILRFEIQDGIVVLPKSTTPSRIAGNIDIFDFSLTEEEMEKMHGLDTGIGTHNPETPGLGELLLKKYKIHD, encoded by the coding sequence ATGAAAAACTTTCTGTTGAACGACGGCAACTCCATTCCTGCAGTAGGTTTCGGGGTGTTCATGATTCCCAATGACGGTTCCACCTATAACGCCGTCAAACAAGCACTGATCTCAGGCTATCGTCACATTGACACGGCAGCAGCCTACTTCAACGAAACGGAAGTCGGCAACGCCATCAGAGACAGTGGTATTTCAAGGAAAGACCTTTTTGTCACCAGCAAGCTCTGGATTCAGGATTATGGATATGAAGCGGCCAGAGCAGGCATTAATGAATCACTCCGGAAGCTGAATATCGACTATATCGACCTCTACCTGCTCCACCAGCCCTATGGTGACGTACCAGGTGCATGGAGGGCTCTGGAAGAAGCCCAAAAAGAAGGAAAACTGAAGTCCATAGGGGTCAGCAACATGACCCCGTCTCTCTGGAAAAAATTTATTCCTCACTTTGGCACCCTGCCTGCCGTTAATCAGGTGGAATGCAATCCTTTCTTTCAGCAGAAGGAACTGCGGAAGATTCTTGCAGCAGACGGCGTCGTCCTGGAGGCATGGTATCCTCTCGGTCATGGTGACAAGAAACTGCTTGATCACCCCTACATCACCTCACTGGCACAAAAGTATCACAAGAACTCCGGGCAAATCATTCTTCGTTTTGAAATACAGGATGGAATAGTGGTGCTGCCCAAATCAACAACCCCATCCAGAATTGCCGGAAACATCGACATTTTCGATTTTTCTCTGACGGAAGAGGAAATGGAGAAGATGCATGGTCTGGATACCGGCATAGGAACCCATAATCCCGAAACTCCGGGACTGGGAGAACTTCTGCTGAAGAAATACAAAATACATGACTGA
- a CDS encoding cupin domain-containing protein yields the protein MKRLSLFTLCLLLAGVMAASSTYAAPQKQIVISGESRHSSPAPKQNFIGNVRVDPAFETQAPQRVYGSYVTFEPGARTNWHTHPLGQTLLVTFGVGLTQEWGGPVQVIRQGDVVLCPPNVKHWHGAMPNNAMTHLAIGEHLEGSSVTWMESVTDEQYHAR from the coding sequence ATGAAACGCCTTTCCCTTTTCACTCTTTGCCTGTTGCTTGCCGGAGTCATGGCCGCGTCTTCGACATATGCCGCCCCCCAAAAACAGATCGTGATTTCGGGAGAGTCCCGCCACTCATCTCCAGCTCCAAAGCAAAACTTCATAGGTAATGTCCGCGTTGACCCGGCTTTTGAAACTCAGGCTCCGCAACGCGTCTACGGTTCCTACGTTACCTTTGAGCCTGGTGCGCGCACCAACTGGCATACCCATCCGTTGGGCCAGACATTGCTCGTTACATTCGGCGTCGGACTGACTCAGGAATGGGGAGGCCCGGTACAGGTTATCCGCCAAGGAGACGTGGTGCTGTGCCCCCCCAATGTCAAACACTGGCATGGAGCTATGCCCAATAACGCAATGACGCATCTCGCCATAGGAGAACATTTGGAAGGAAGCAGCGTAACGTGGATGGAGAGCGTCACAGATGAACAGTATCATGCACGGTAA
- a CDS encoding carboxymuconolactone decarboxylase family protein → MHISKEVPVFSKIFIAILGVCCTVTMGLPAMAHAESTHSVSALSGKQQSIVSIAAFTAKGDTEKLKGALAEGLQNGMTVNEIKEILVQMYAYTGFPRSLTGLNTFIALLDERNAQGIHDEEGRDATPLPDTANIRELGTANQTAVIGRPASGRIYEFAPVIDTFLKEHLFGDIFSRDILNFQERELATVSALASLPAEAQLRSHLNCCLVVGWSEEQMKAFVSVLETKVGKPEAELAEKTLAHVLKNRTQSK, encoded by the coding sequence ATGCACATCAGCAAGGAGGTTCCAGTGTTTTCCAAGATATTCATAGCGATTCTGGGCGTATGCTGTACTGTAACAATGGGCCTGCCTGCAATGGCGCATGCCGAAAGCACGCATTCCGTGTCAGCATTGAGCGGCAAACAGCAAAGTATCGTTTCCATAGCGGCCTTTACCGCAAAAGGGGACACGGAAAAGCTGAAAGGGGCTCTTGCGGAAGGTCTGCAAAACGGCATGACGGTCAACGAAATCAAGGAAATTCTTGTCCAGATGTACGCCTACACGGGGTTCCCCCGCAGTCTGACGGGCCTGAACACCTTCATTGCTCTGCTTGATGAGCGTAACGCTCAGGGTATTCATGATGAAGAAGGCCGTGATGCCACACCTTTGCCCGATACGGCGAACATCCGCGAACTCGGTACAGCGAACCAGACTGCCGTCATCGGCAGGCCTGCCAGCGGACGAATTTATGAATTCGCCCCTGTTATCGACACGTTTTTGAAGGAGCATCTTTTCGGCGACATATTCAGCCGCGACATCCTCAACTTCCAGGAACGGGAACTGGCCACGGTTTCCGCTCTGGCCAGCCTTCCGGCAGAAGCCCAGCTTCGTTCCCATCTGAATTGCTGTCTGGTCGTCGGATGGAGCGAAGAGCAGATGAAAGCGTTCGTATCCGTACTTGAAACGAAAGTCGGCAAGCCAGAAGCGGAACTGGCCGAAAAGACGTTAGCTCATGTTTTGAAAAACAGAACACAGTCCAAATAA
- a CDS encoding alpha/beta hydrolase, which yields MNMKKATVVCLFCGILFFAVSPQARSEQGKIYKPATTMAEVTNRNFKTFSVDDNVRLYRVSFSNQYGMEIVGNLFMPKQLKGKASAIIIGHPMGAVKEQASSVYGAQLAARGFVTLAVDQLFWGESGGIPRHGIAPDLYAETFCAAVDFLGTRDFVDREKIGILGICGSGSFVISAAKIDPRMKAVATVSMYNIGEMRRSGLRGAIPLEQRKKTISEAAEQRYSSFLGDEQRFTGGSPFTVDANSPATRKASYDFYRGRGEFIPDGESADINTRSDMVTNIHFMNFYPFNDIETISPRPMLFIMGEKAHSRPFSEDAYARAANPKELFVVKNAGHFDLYDKIDLIPFDRLEKFFRDSLK from the coding sequence ATGAATATGAAAAAAGCAACAGTTGTCTGTCTGTTCTGTGGTATTCTATTCTTTGCGGTATCGCCTCAGGCTCGCTCCGAACAAGGAAAAATATACAAGCCTGCAACGACAATGGCGGAAGTTACCAACCGGAACTTCAAGACATTTTCCGTTGATGACAATGTACGGCTTTATCGTGTGAGCTTCAGTAACCAGTACGGCATGGAAATAGTCGGTAACCTGTTCATGCCCAAACAGCTCAAAGGCAAGGCAAGCGCCATCATCATCGGACATCCCATGGGAGCCGTCAAGGAACAGGCTTCAAGCGTATATGGCGCACAGCTTGCTGCCCGAGGCTTTGTGACCCTTGCCGTTGATCAGCTGTTCTGGGGAGAAAGCGGCGGTATTCCCCGCCACGGCATTGCGCCTGACCTGTACGCCGAAACTTTTTGTGCCGCCGTAGACTTCCTCGGCACAAGGGATTTTGTAGATCGGGAAAAAATAGGCATTCTCGGAATCTGCGGAAGTGGAAGTTTTGTTATCAGTGCGGCGAAGATTGATCCGCGTATGAAAGCTGTCGCCACCGTGAGCATGTATAACATCGGGGAAATGCGGCGCAGCGGCCTGCGGGGGGCCATCCCTCTCGAACAGCGTAAAAAGACCATCTCCGAAGCCGCAGAACAACGTTATTCCAGTTTTCTTGGTGATGAGCAGAGATTTACGGGAGGTTCTCCTTTCACTGTAGATGCCAATTCTCCCGCTACCCGCAAAGCTTCCTATGATTTTTACCGCGGCAGGGGCGAATTTATTCCTGATGGTGAATCTGCTGATATCAATACCCGTTCGGATATGGTCACAAACATTCATTTTATGAATTTTTATCCCTTTAATGATATCGAAACGATTTCACCGCGTCCCATGCTTTTCATCATGGGAGAAAAGGCACATTCCAGACCTTTTTCGGAAGACGCCTATGCCAGGGCTGCGAACCCCAAAGAACTTTTTGTCGTAAAAAACGCAGGACACTTCGACCTTTATGACAAAATAGATCTGATTCCATTCGACAGGCTTGAAAAGTTTTTCCGGGACAGTCTGAAATAA
- a CDS encoding alpha/beta hydrolase translates to MKKFSLAAVAMASALAFACTAHAAEGNPFGLVYKDAITKNVKGKVNIHPVTYTLNGLKIAANVYTPAGYEATKTYPAVVVAHPNGGVKEQVAGLYAQRLAEKGYITIAADAAYQGASEGQPRNVDKPYYRTEDIHGMADYISSYPGVDAARLGVLGICGGGGYTLNAAKSDKRFKAVATLSMFNSGQVRRNGYMNTQLDSIQQRLKDASDARIKELSGDISYSCNIDFDALTDESISKIPTDLYREGMIYYGRTHRHPNSTFRYTTSSLMELMSWDATDNIELINVPLLMMAGEKADSLYMSEEAFEKATGTKDKELFKIPGATHIQTYFVPEYVDKAVAKLTEFYGKNLK, encoded by the coding sequence ATGAAAAAATTTTCTCTGGCAGCCGTGGCTATGGCCTCTGCTTTGGCATTTGCATGTACCGCCCATGCGGCAGAAGGCAATCCTTTCGGTCTCGTTTATAAAGACGCCATTACGAAAAACGTCAAAGGAAAAGTAAATATCCACCCTGTCACCTATACTTTGAACGGTCTGAAGATTGCGGCCAACGTATACACTCCCGCCGGATATGAAGCTACGAAAACATATCCAGCCGTCGTGGTGGCTCATCCCAACGGAGGCGTAAAAGAACAGGTGGCCGGACTTTATGCCCAGCGTCTGGCAGAAAAAGGCTACATCACCATAGCGGCTGATGCCGCATATCAAGGAGCCAGCGAAGGCCAGCCGAGAAATGTCGACAAGCCCTATTATCGTACGGAAGACATTCACGGCATGGCTGACTATATCAGCAGCTATCCGGGTGTAGATGCGGCAAGACTCGGTGTACTCGGTATCTGCGGCGGTGGCGGTTATACTCTGAATGCGGCGAAGTCCGACAAGCGCTTCAAGGCAGTCGCAACTCTGAGTATGTTCAATTCCGGCCAGGTACGGCGCAACGGATACATGAATACTCAGCTTGATTCCATTCAACAACGTCTGAAAGATGCTTCCGATGCCCGTATAAAAGAACTATCTGGGGATATCAGCTATTCCTGCAATATCGATTTTGATGCTCTTACTGATGAAAGTATCAGCAAAATTCCGACCGATCTGTATCGGGAAGGCATGATCTACTATGGGCGTACGCATCGTCACCCCAATTCAACATTCCGTTATACAACCAGCAGTCTCATGGAACTGATGAGTTGGGATGCTACCGACAATATCGAACTCATCAATGTTCCTCTGCTGATGATGGCCGGAGAAAAGGCAGACTCTCTGTACATGAGTGAAGAAGCTTTTGAAAAGGCTACCGGCACCAAGGACAAGGAACTCTTCAAGATTCCCGGTGCCACGCATATTCAGACCTATTTTGTTCCCGAATATGTGGATAAGGCCGTTGCCAAGCTCACGGAATTCTACGGGAAGAATCTGAAATAG
- a CDS encoding iron-containing alcohol dehydrogenase: MKDFVFENSTKVYFGKECVRKHLPNLLDSYGNTIMLAYGGGSIKRHGIYDEIVAVLQAAGKTIVEFPNIMSNPTYAKVQEGATLARERHVDLILGVGGGSVMDCCKAISLAAVAEGDIWERFWASSGTIDFSPLPLAVVVTVTGTGSEMNGGAVITNEASKIKTGRDYPQCNPKFALLDPSYTMSVPPLQTASGGFDILSHIMETYFSEPDEDNVSDDISEALMRSVIRNLRKAVHNPDDYTARSNLMWASTMAENRIIKLGKKMDFQAHQIEHQLGAYTSCNHGCGLAVISPVYYRHIYTYGLTKFASFARNVWQIPAEGKSEEELARAGVETLAAFIKELGLPDSLRSLGITEKNVLKDVADSCNISQGSYKHMTTTEILSILEECF; the protein is encoded by the coding sequence ATGAAAGATTTTGTATTTGAAAACTCTACCAAGGTTTATTTCGGCAAAGAATGTGTACGGAAACATCTTCCGAATCTTCTTGATAGCTATGGAAATACTATCATGCTTGCCTATGGTGGTGGATCCATCAAACGACACGGTATCTATGATGAAATTGTTGCAGTCCTCCAGGCTGCGGGCAAGACCATCGTTGAATTTCCAAATATCATGTCCAACCCCACATATGCAAAAGTTCAGGAAGGTGCGACTCTCGCCAGAGAACGGCATGTTGATCTGATTCTCGGCGTAGGCGGTGGATCAGTCATGGACTGCTGTAAGGCCATTTCGCTGGCAGCCGTTGCAGAAGGCGACATATGGGAACGCTTCTGGGCCAGTTCAGGAACGATAGACTTTTCCCCTCTCCCTCTTGCCGTTGTGGTAACGGTAACGGGTACGGGGAGTGAGATGAACGGCGGTGCCGTCATTACCAATGAAGCAAGCAAAATAAAGACCGGACGGGATTATCCCCAGTGCAATCCGAAATTTGCATTGCTTGACCCGTCCTACACCATGAGTGTTCCTCCCTTGCAAACGGCTTCCGGCGGCTTTGATATTCTGAGCCACATTATGGAAACCTATTTCAGCGAACCTGATGAAGACAACGTCTCGGACGACATTTCCGAAGCTCTCATGCGCAGCGTTATCAGAAATCTGCGCAAAGCAGTTCATAACCCCGACGATTATACGGCCCGCAGCAATCTTATGTGGGCTTCCACCATGGCTGAAAACCGGATCATCAAACTGGGCAAGAAGATGGATTTTCAGGCCCACCAGATTGAACATCAGCTTGGGGCCTATACAAGCTGCAATCATGGTTGCGGTCTCGCCGTGATCAGTCCGGTATACTATCGGCATATCTATACTTACGGACTGACGAAGTTTGCATCCTTTGCCAGAAACGTCTGGCAGATTCCGGCGGAAGGAAAAAGTGAGGAAGAACTCGCTCGAGCCGGGGTAGAGACTCTGGCGGCATTTATCAAAGAGCTGGGTCTGCCCGACTCTCTGCGTTCCCTGGGAATTACCGAAAAAAACGTACTCAAGGATGTGGCTGACTCCTGCAACATCTCACAGGGAAGCTATAAACACATGACGACTACGGAAATTCTGTCCATTCTGGAAGAATGTTTCTGA
- a CDS encoding DNA-primase RepB domain-containing protein, which translates to MIVKKVRREIVDKPKTWQIGDLVDYIRFPHNKNPQEKVAHAGSRNFLTSTHNGQKMEMIALAEESVHSKMPVQHWIFSWQEGEQPTREQVDEAVDIFLGHMGLTGHQTVYGLHYDTDNYHLHIAVNRMNEETGKVVQPHKGFDIDAAHRILALIEHGQGWKPQEKARYVVLENGELARRKSGREIKPRQAALDVEHATGEKSAQRIAQERGHDIIRDADSWEDMHRKLAEVGLRFEKKGSGAVIFVGDIAVKASSVDRAFSMKKLCRKWGEFTEGNYTKEQEALPPEPVSSVNLEEWKLYQQEFEEEKEARNDEAITPVDSLRKRQREQRRNSLARLAQYGVPVLNIARHCLKIQQREERRFLRGTGKKARRHKPRFEAWLRAKGLHRQAGLWRYRSAWEKTRHTPPPVPDRGRESMREMENFRLYAAAVGADRYRVTCIAMETNGNKKTFILDKEGGVTRGFTPEELVLRIPEMLRLQRREENIYYTPLSEGKHHVLIDDMTAESLVRLQRDGYRPAVILESSPGNFQCLLTIAKLGSRFDRDVGNRLTERLNKEYGDKKLCGCIHPHRAPGFENRKPKHRREDGSFPEVKLLVAEKRECRKGLELARQIAGEYEAAAESRKRCPVLHQGGGPSGDAVTAYHAHLEDIRRHLTIEDYSRVDAMIALRLRATGHSRDAVMETVRQCAPSIRETPARRDWQRYAERTADYAFGTAGDVELAKYETYRELWRRVEERAGMQQKSAHHTRMR; encoded by the coding sequence ATGATAGTGAAGAAAGTCAGACGGGAAATCGTCGATAAGCCGAAGACGTGGCAGATCGGGGATCTGGTGGATTACATCCGCTTTCCTCACAACAAGAATCCGCAGGAAAAGGTCGCCCATGCGGGCAGCAGGAATTTCCTGACTTCCACGCATAACGGCCAGAAGATGGAAATGATCGCTCTGGCCGAAGAGTCGGTTCACAGCAAAATGCCGGTGCAGCACTGGATTTTTTCATGGCAAGAGGGAGAGCAGCCCACGAGGGAACAGGTGGATGAGGCTGTGGATATTTTTCTGGGGCACATGGGGCTGACCGGTCATCAGACCGTGTACGGTCTGCATTATGATACCGATAACTACCATCTTCACATTGCGGTGAACCGCATGAATGAGGAAACGGGAAAAGTCGTTCAGCCGCACAAAGGATTTGATATTGATGCGGCGCACAGGATTCTTGCGCTCATTGAACACGGACAGGGATGGAAACCGCAGGAAAAAGCCCGGTATGTCGTGCTGGAAAACGGTGAACTGGCCCGGAGAAAGAGCGGCAGGGAAATAAAACCTCGACAGGCCGCCTTGGACGTTGAACACGCCACGGGAGAGAAGTCTGCCCAGCGTATCGCACAGGAGCGGGGGCATGACATCATACGGGATGCAGACTCATGGGAAGACATGCACCGGAAGCTGGCAGAAGTCGGTCTCCGTTTTGAGAAAAAAGGGTCCGGCGCGGTCATTTTTGTGGGAGACATTGCCGTGAAGGCTTCTTCCGTGGACCGGGCTTTCAGCATGAAAAAACTTTGCAGAAAATGGGGAGAGTTCACGGAAGGAAACTATACGAAGGAGCAAGAAGCATTGCCGCCGGAGCCGGTGAGTTCGGTAAACCTGGAAGAATGGAAACTCTATCAGCAGGAATTTGAGGAAGAAAAAGAGGCACGAAACGACGAGGCAATAACGCCGGTCGACTCCCTGCGAAAGCGGCAGAGAGAACAGCGTCGGAATAGTCTTGCCCGGCTGGCGCAATACGGCGTGCCGGTACTGAATATTGCCCGTCATTGTCTGAAAATACAGCAGAGGGAAGAGCGACGTTTCCTGCGGGGCACGGGGAAAAAGGCCAGGCGGCATAAACCCCGGTTTGAGGCATGGCTGCGGGCAAAAGGACTGCATCGTCAGGCAGGACTCTGGAGGTATCGTTCCGCCTGGGAAAAGACAAGACACACCCCGCCGCCGGTGCCGGACAGAGGAAGAGAATCCATGCGGGAAATGGAGAATTTCAGGCTCTATGCCGCAGCCGTCGGAGCAGACAGGTATCGAGTGACCTGCATCGCCATGGAGACAAACGGGAATAAAAAGACCTTCATTCTCGACAAGGAAGGCGGCGTTACCAGGGGATTTACCCCTGAAGAACTGGTCTTGCGCATACCTGAGATGCTCAGGCTCCAGCGGCGCGAAGAGAATATATATTACACGCCGTTATCTGAGGGAAAGCATCATGTGCTTATCGACGACATGACGGCGGAAAGTCTGGTCCGGCTGCAAAGGGACGGATACCGGCCTGCGGTCATTCTGGAGAGTTCTCCGGGGAATTTTCAATGCCTTCTGACCATCGCAAAACTGGGGAGCCGTTTTGACCGGGATGTGGGCAACCGGCTTACGGAACGGCTGAACAAGGAGTATGGAGATAAAAAATTGTGCGGTTGCATTCACCCGCACAGAGCGCCGGGCTTTGAGAATCGAAAACCGAAGCATCGTCGGGAAGACGGTTCCTTCCCGGAGGTGAAACTTCTGGTTGCCGAAAAACGTGAGTGCCGCAAGGGGCTGGAGCTGGCCCGACAGATAGCCGGGGAATATGAGGCCGCCGCTGAGAGCAGAAAACGATGTCCGGTACTGCATCAGGGAGGCGGACCTTCAGGCGATGCCGTTACCGCCTATCATGCTCACCTGGAGGATATTCGCCGTCACCTGACCATTGAAGACTACTCCCGTGTGGATGCCATGATCGCCCTGCGACTTCGCGCTACCGGCCATAGCCGGGATGCTGTGATGGAGACTGTCCGGCAATGTGCACCCTCTATCCGGGAGACGCCCGCACGCAGAGACTGGCAGCGATACGCCGAACGCACGGCGGATTACGCTTTCGGCACAGCGGGAGATGTAGAGCTGGCGAAGTATGAAACATACCGGGAACTGTGGCGACGAGTGGAGGAACGTGCCGGTATGCAGCAGAAGTCTGCACACCATACGCGCATGAGGTAA
- a CDS encoding plasmid mobilization protein — MKGKKSNAEGGGVSSSKLWVTVRVSPEEKARLEQQADMAGLSVSAYLRRRFFGGRPLIAHTDAMMIRELRRIGGLLKHNFETLRQSGAGADMLERQERALGLLISAIEHLGVPGHDSEESQTGNRR; from the coding sequence ATGAAAGGCAAAAAGAGCAATGCGGAAGGCGGCGGTGTTTCCTCATCAAAACTCTGGGTTACAGTGCGGGTTTCCCCGGAGGAAAAAGCGCGTCTTGAACAGCAGGCGGATATGGCGGGGCTGTCCGTTTCCGCGTATCTGCGCCGGAGGTTTTTCGGAGGACGCCCGCTCATAGCCCACACCGACGCCATGATGATTCGGGAACTTCGCCGTATCGGGGGCCTGCTCAAGCACAACTTTGAAACGCTCCGGCAGTCAGGTGCCGGTGCGGATATGCTTGAGCGGCAGGAACGGGCGTTGGGGCTTCTGATTTCCGCCATTGAGCATCTTGGAGTGCCCGGCCATGATAGTGAAGAAAGTCAGACGGGAAATCGTCGATAA